The following is a genomic window from Drosophila busckii strain San Diego stock center, stock number 13000-0081.31 chromosome 2L, ASM1175060v1, whole genome shotgun sequence.
ACGGTCCCTCTGGCTACAACTACACACAGGATTCTCACTGCGAATGgctaatcaaagcaaaaaatgatAGTCAATATATAACGTTAACATTCCTAAGCATGGGCACAGAATGCTCCTATGACTATATCTATGTGTACGATGGCGATTCCTTTAACTCTACGCTGCTGGGCAGCTTCAGTGGACGCACACAGCCGCAACGGCTGGTGgcgcgcagcggcagcgtaaGTAGTATGGATTACCACAAAAGGCAACGGAATCATAATTTTCAAATCTACTCAGAGCCCTAGGCCCCACCCCTTTGACACCATTTGCAACATATACATTAACTTTTCTGTTTACAGATGCTCATACTAATGTACAGCGATACCAACTATGTTCTGGATGGCTTTCGTGCTTCATATTACatatcaaattgtttaaacaactGCCACAACCATGGGAAATGTGTCGGCCATCAGTGCGTCTGCCATGGAGAGTGGGTGGGTCCGGACTGCGAGGATGAGGCGTGTCCACAGCGATGTGGCGAGCATCAGGGACGCGGCAAGTGTCAGAAGAGCATTTGTCATTGCTCCAGCGGCTATAGCGGACGACTGTGTGACTTGAGTGATAATCCACATGGCAGCAGCTGGCGTTGGCTGGCCACCGATGCGGAGGGCATGACACCACGTGCGGCACATAGCGCTATCTATATCGAGGATGAGGATGCGCTTTATGTGTTTGGTGGCTATGATTTGAATAATGTGATAAGCACATTGCAGGCAAGTTGACAATTCAACGTAaaaattttggtttttaattaactttttatatttttgcaggTCTATCGTTTTAGCACAAGCCAATGGGAAGATGAGTGGGGCATACCGCTGCAGAGTCGTCGGCATTTTTATCATCCGCATAAAATAGATCATACGCTGCTTAAAGCAGTGCTGCAGCATAAGAATGAGGATGAAGCCAAGCTGTGGGGCTTGACGAGCGATGTAAGCTTCTTTCGCAATATACTCTATACGCTAGCGGAATCAAATTTGCATCAACGTCGCACGCGCAGCTCGCTGCCACTGACTACAGTCAATGCTAATTCAACAGATGAGGAATTGACAGAGTATTTGGAGGATATACTGGAGGAGGTAACCGATCATAAGCCACATGGACGTTATGGACATGCAGCGGAGCGTGTGCCCGGCGGTTTTGTTATCTACGGCGGCAAGCATGCCAATGGCAGTTTCTACAGTGATCTCTGGCAGTACAACAACACCGAGAGTGGTGGCAAATGGAAGCAATTGGCTTTGAGATCCATAGTAAAGCCACCAGCGCTGGCCAGGCATACGTTAACCAATGCAGGTGCACAGCTTTATCTATTTGGCGGCAGCATGGAAACGGGAGAGTTCAGCTCCGCAGTCTATAGCATTGCATTGCCGCTAAGCGAGGACTCACAATGGCAACTGGTGAAGCCACGCGGTGGCAAATCCCTGGATGTGCGTCTAGCAGCGCATACAACAGTTTACTATGGCGCTACCAATTCTCTAATTGTTTTTGGTGGCATAATGACGAGCTTAGCGCGTTTTTCCAAACTATCCGATCGCATATTTGCCTTTCAACTGGATCAGATGCATTGGACGGAGATACTGTATCCACGCACCGCTTTGCGCGACAACAATATACCCAGAGAACGTGCTTTCCATACGGCTACTATATCCGGCAATTATATGATTGTCTTTGGCGGCTATACGCATCGACACAACAAGGATGAAATATGCTATGACAACCAAATGTATTGGTACCACCTAAGCTGCCACATATGGATCAATCAGGTGCTCACTGCTGAGGATAGCTTGTATCCCAAGCCGCAGGGCGTATTTGCTCAAGCGGCTGCATTGCGTCGCAATCATACGCTGCTTATAGTTGGCGGCTATCATGGCAATGTGAATGCGGATTTGTTTGCCTATGAGCTGCCGCAAGTGTTGCGCGTGGAGAGCACGCTATATAACCCGGAAATGTCCTGTCGCTTGCATGCTTCACACACCGCCTGCCTGTCCAATCCAGAGTGTGGCTGGTGCTCCGCCGACAGCAGTTGCTATGGACGCACCATAGGCGCCAATTGCACCACCAATCTGCAAACCACACGCTGTCCCGGCATTTGCCCATCGCTGGGCGATTGTCATGCCTGCCTGGTGCATGGCACAAAATGGAGCAGAGGCAGCGCTGGCAGCTCTGTCACCAGCAAGCTGGGCTTGAATGAGTGCACCTGGTGTGTGCAGAATGCTCAGTGTCATCATCGAGATGATAACTATGGTATTTGTGGTGAAAGCGCCGGCTGGTGGGGCGAACAAGGCACTGAGATACGCACGCCGGTGCTTTGCACCATCAACGATCGTCGCCCTGGACTAACCTACATTAAGTACAACTATCCGGTTAACTTTACCATGCCGGATTATGTGGGTATTGTTAATGCCACCATGGTGGACTTTGCTTCACCACCGCCCAGCGCTTACTTTGAGCAACGTCAGGAGGGTGAAATGCTTGCGCGTCTGCTGGGTTTTGTGCGTCCCAGACAGCAGTGGCATGGCGggagtagcagcagcaacattaacagcaacaaccacaatgaCTCGGCTATACAAGTTTGCAGCAGTTACTCCCGCGCCGTGCTGCGCGCTGGTCTGGGCTTGAATTTGGATTTGCTTACCAATTACACCAGTCAGAGCTCCAATCAGTCATACTGCAGTAATGTGCTGCTGCCCAGCATGGATCAGCCGTTTCTAGTTGATTTCCAGGTGAGAGTGCAAcagttatttaatatataaacaataaataaatctttgaATTGCTAGGCACGTCGTCGCATAGGCCAAAACACTATATACAATACTTATCAGAAGACCAAAATGGAGCTGCAGCATCTGCACAATGGACAACTGAATGCATTTACATTCGAGTACTTGGAGCCATATTATTCCGGCGATTGCACGCATTACAACAACTGTTTGCATTGTCTAACCGATGCCAGCTGCTCATGGTGCTCGCTAACTGGCAAATGCCATTTGAAGTCGGTGAATGAAAGCGCTGTGTGCAGGCAGCAGGAAGGCAATTGGGCTTATCTTATTAGTCAGCCAAGTCAATGCGCCAACTGCTCCAATTATGTTAGCTGTGAAGCTTGCGTCACCACACCCGCTGGTGGAGAATGCGAGTGGTGGCTGGAGGATGCGCGCTGTGGACGCGTAGGCAAATCCAATAGCAGCGTGCGTGCTTTAGAGCAATGCCCACGTCCTTGTCGTGAGCGACAGGGCTGCGATCAGTGTCTGGGCGAACGTGGACGCTGCGTTTGGTGTGAGGCAAGCGCGCAATGCTTCAGCTTTGCTGTCTACACCAGCGAATATCAATTTGGCATGTGCCGCGAATGGATTGACAAGGTTACGCCCACAGCGGCGACAACAGCTGTAGCTGGTGCAGATCCCACTGTGCGTGCGCTTCAACAATGCAAATCCTGTGAACGGCAtcgcaattgcagcagctgcttgcgcaCTTTGAGCTGCGGCTGGTGCTTCGATCGCGATAATCCCATTGATGGCATTTGCATGCAGGGCGACTTTAGCTACAGCGCCGGCAACTGCTCCTTGGCgctcaacagcagcacgcTACACGATGCCGAGTGGGCTTATGCGCAGTGTCCGGATGTGGATGAGTGCGGCTTGGGTTTGCATGACTGCCACAAGGAGGCCAAGTGCACCAATACCCAGGGCAGTTATAATTGCCATTGTCGTCGTGGCTATGTGGGCGATGGTCGCTTCAGCTGCGTGCGCACTTGCTACGAATTTTGTCAGCATGGCCATTGCTCAGGTCCGCCGGAGTATGTGTGCAAGTGTGCGCTGGGCTGGACGGGCAGTGATTGCGGCATTAGCTGTGGCTGTAATAATCATTCCACGTGCACAGAGCGTTTGGGCAAGTGCGATCAGTGCCAGGCGTGGACAGAAGGCGAGCGCTGCGAACGTTGTCGTCAGGGTAGCTATGGCAATGCTACAGCGGCTGTGGGCTGTCATCCGTGCGAGTGCAATGGACATGGCAATCAGGATTTGGTAAGTGagctatacaaatatatatccCCATCGATGCAGAGCGATTAACACTACGGAATTATTCACATAATacttgttattaatttgattcCCTGACTTACAGGGCATCTGCAATGTGAATCATGGCGAGTGCTACTGCAAGGACAATACACAAGGCCTCAAATGCGACAGCTGTGCACCTGGCTATTATGGCGATCCGCGTGATGGCGGCCAGTGTTACTATCAATGCGAATCGCGTGGCATATTGACGAGCATCGGACGCAGCGCCATTGGCTCATATCAGAGCTATCGCTCACCGTGGGGCGCCAGCTTGGAGGTGCGTGAATGCCTTTGGATTCTACAGCCCAAAACGTTGCAGGCTGAGAaatcgctgctgcagctggagttCCAATGGAGCAGTCTGGCCATGGACTGTGATGAGAATGCCGTTTATATCTACAACAGTTTGCCGGATTTGACGGGCGTGGCACAGCAGAACGAGCTGCTGGCTGTGGTCTGCGCACCTTACAGCGCCACCAGAATCATCGAAGCGCGCTCCAATCATGTGACCGTTTACTATAAACAaggcagcgagcagcgacaCTTTGGCTTCAATGCGCTCTATACAGTGAAGAACTGCGTGGCGGGCAGCTGCTCGCATCCGCACACATGCGATGCCTCGCAGCGTTGTGTATGTCCTGCCGGCTATGTGGGCGCACGCTGTGAGGTGGAGATCTGTCCCAGCAATTGTCATGCGAAGCGTGGCCAGGGCTACTGCGATACGGAGTACGGACGCTGCATTTGCAGCAATGCCAGCTATGGTGGCGCAGATTGTGGCACATTGGTGCAGCGGCATCATCTGGTGCTCACCGAGCTGTTcaatacgctgctgctgagcgaTGCACTCGATCATTTGCGCAATACGATACCACGCTTTGGCCACACTGTGCATGCGGATAGACGCGGCAGCCTGTGGATGTTTGGTGGCTATTCGCCAGTGCATGGTCCGCTTAATGATTTTCGACAATTTGATACGCGCAACGGCACTTGGCTGCAGGTTACAGTGGAGTCGGCTACGCCGGAAGATCGCATGCCGCTGGGACGTTACTTTCATGCTGCCGACATTTATATACGCAAGCAGTGCATCTATATTTATGGTGGACTCGGTTTGAATCCCAAGCTAACGCTGCTGTCAGACTTTTGGTTGTTTTCCATACAAAATCAGCGCTGGAGTGAGCTGGAGCCGAGGGCAAGGGAAAAGCCACCAGCGCTGGCGGGGCATACGCTAACGCAGCTGCGGCATCAGGAACAggaagcgctgctgctgctgggcggaCTGAGTCTGAACAAAAGCAGATCGCTGGAGCTTTGGCTATACTATGTGGACAGCAATAAATGGAGCGTGTTGCGTGCGAGCGGCGCACGCATTCCACATCTATATGGCCATAGCGCAGTCTATCATGCCGAGACACATAGTTTGTATGTCTTTGGTGGCTTTGCGCAGGAGCCGCAAAGTCAGTTGTATGCATTGGATTTGCAGCGCATGAGCTGGACGCATTTGCCGAGCTTCAATGAGGTCAACACGCCACTCAGTTTGTTGCCGCGTGCGCGTTATTTTCATGCAGCGGTGAGCACCTCGCACTACATGCTTGTCTACGGCGGACGCACGCAGCCGTACAATGGCACGGATATGTTAATCGCTTATGTCTACGCCTGCAATCAATGGGTGCGGCTGACCGACGATGTTGCCCTGCTGGGCAGACTGCCTGTGGCAAGCTATGcggaagctgcagctgctgatatAGATACTGGTGTTGTTTATGCTATAGGCGGCTGGGATGGCAGCGCTAGCTCCAGTCATGTGACACGCATTCAGCTGCCCGACGATCTGTGCCAGCTTTGGAGCGAGGGCGGCAAGTCGCTATGTCGTCATTATATGGGCTGCAGCTACTGCACAGTGGAGTTAACCTACAGCAACAGTTCGTATTGTCACACCGAAACGGGCGAGGATTTgacaagctgcaacaacatCAATGGACCGTTTAGCACTAACAAAGGACCTGCCTGCAACTCCAAGTGGCTCGCTGcgcgcaactgcagcagcttcaataCCTGCGGCGATTGTCTAGCACATTGGCCTAGTCACAGCTCGCTGCCCGCTGTGTGCAAATGGTGCGATGAGTGCGGCATACGTGGACGCTGTGTGCCCACTAGTGTGAGCTGTCTACGTGGCAGCGCCTATTGCCGCCAGGAATCGAGCATTGCCGATCTGAACGAGTGTCCATTGCCGCCTTGTTATCAACTCAATTGCGAGCGCTGTCTGCAGCAGCGTCCCGGCTGTCAATGGGCGCGCAATGAGCTGGCGCATGTGGAGTGCATTGCCAGCGAGCTGGTCACCCTCAATGGCTATCAGCTGGTGCAACAGTGTCCCGCTGCCTGCCACACctacagcaactgcagcagctgcctgcaaAGCCAATGCAAATGGTCCACCATGCTGAGTGTTTGCCTGGAGCCGAGTGTGCAGCCATTGTTCTGCGCTGGCGGCGTTTGTGGCCTGGTGCTGGCGCCGCACGAGCAGGCGCGCTGTCCGGCACCTTGTCATGTTTATACGCAGTGCGCCAGCTGCCTGGAGCATGCCCACTGTGGCTGGTGTGCGCGTCAGGGCTACAATGGCGATGGCGTCTGCACGCAGGCAGCGCTGGAGCAGCGTCAGGAGCATCCCAGCAGCTCTACCTGTGACTTGATCTACAATCAAACGCGCACGGATGCGCAGTTGACCCCCGCGGACATTGTCAGCTGGCATTATGTGCAGTGCCCAGCGGAGAATGAATGTGAGAATGGACATCATGACTGCAACGCCATCTCCGAGCAGTGCATTGATTTGGACACAAATACTCCTGGTTACAAATGTATTTGTGCTGAGGGCTACCGCGCTGTAGCGGATCAGGGCTGCTTGCCCGTCTGCAAGGGCTGCGTGCGTGGCAGCTGCGTGCGTCCCAATGTCTGCCAGTGTGACTTTGGCTATGTGGGTGAGAATTGCAGCATTCAGTGCTTATGCAATGGCCACTCCAATTGCGAGTCGAGCAGCCGCTTGGATATCTGTCTGGAGTGTCATAATCACACAATGGGCGAGCAGTGTGAGAAATGCCAGCCGCTGTTTGTGGGCGATCCACGTGATGGCGGCGCCTGTCAGCCTTGCTCCGACTACTGCCACGGACATTCCGATGTTTGCGTTGCCTACGATTCCGATCCGGCTGTCTTTAATATGACACGCTCCGAGCTGGAGCGCATTCTGCCTGCTGGTCCCACCCACAATGCCACCTGTCTACGTTGCGCTAATCACACGGCTGGAGATCGTTGCGATAGCTGCCTTACGGGCTATTTTCGTGGCAGCGAGGATCTACAGCGTGCCTGCCAGCCCTGTCAGTGTCATGGTCATGGAAACATCTGTGATGCAGTCACGGGCGAGAAATGCAATTGTGGCAACAATACCGAAAGCGATGCCACCTGTACTGCTGGCGGTGGCAAGAACTCTGCTCAGCTTTGTTGGAGTGTTCAATGCTCCAAGTGTCGCGACTCATACGCCGGCAATCCGACGGATGGACATCAGTGCTACAAACAGATAACAGTGGAGTCGCGCATGTGCTTCGATGCCAAACCCATTGGTGAGTaggaaatttaattatattaaaattgaattgaatcaTTTGACCtccaaattgaaatcaaaaataacatttcgtttaaattattcaaaaaaaaattgaagttAACACGTCATCAAAATAAGTCGCTAATGCATACcgagcataatttaaattcaattttgaacGACTTCAATATGTGAACTGAATTGAATTATTCGACTaccaaattaattaactgtgtagtgcaattagttttatgatttttatttaatttatttatattatttctttcACTCGTGTGCAGCTCGCGTAGCTGCCttgtataaaagcaaaagttaagcatttgatttgcatttaaaataatttaataataatttaatcaatcCACAGAGGAATGCAAATCGAAGCCAGCGCCATTGCGTCCCGGCCAAACCGTATTCTTTGTCATACAGCCGCGTTTCATGAACGTGGACATACGCATCATTATAGACGTCACGCAAGGTGAACTGGATGTGTTCATGTCGCCGCAGGATGACTCCTTTATAGTGGAGACGAATCTTACCAACGGTTATCACGACATCTTTCTGGACAATCGCTACAATTGGGGACAGAAGGGCGAGCAGCGAGACATACCATTGAATATAGCGTTGCCGCGACACGATAATGTCACCATACAGAAATTGTTTGCACCCGaacgccgcagcagcagcgctggaaGCAGCGGCgccggcaatggcaacagcgctgccagcatGAGCGAGAGCATCCTCTATTCGCCTCAGCTGCGTAATTGTCATAGCAATGGCGTGCACAGCTTTGTGGTGCACGATCAACATGCCAAGCGGTTGACCACACATGTGACTTTGAATCAATGCAATACGCTGCTGCGTCTGTTTGGACTCAAGGATCGTCTGGTGTTGACGCTGCCGCAACATGCGCATAACTTAAGCGCCACGCGCTTCTTTATAGCGCTGCGTGCCAGCGCTGGACCTGAGCCCAGCTATGGCTCTGTAGTATTTCGACAGGATCAGCTGCACATCGATCTATTTGTATTCTTCTCTGTATTCTTCTCCTGCTTCTTTCTCTTTCTGGCGCTGTGCGTCATTGTGTGGAAGGTGAAGCAAGCATCGGATTTAAGACGTGCACGTCGACAACATGTCGTCGAGATGTTGCATCTGGCCAAGCGTCCATTTGCGCAAATCTTTCTAGCCTCAGCCAGCTTGGACATGGATGGCGCCAACAGTCCACACGCTGTTGTGGCATCCAGCACACGTGCCATGCGTCAACGCGCGCGTCAAGCGCTGCTGattcaacaacagcaacaacaacaacagcagcagcatcagcaacatccACAACAAATTGAACTACAGCCGCTGCCAGCACAACAAATCGTCAACCTGCGCACTTTGCAACCCACTGAGATCATGCTGGTGGCTATTGAGCCTACCTATGATAATCTTGCCGCTGTGGGCACTGTGTTTATTAGTCTGCCTGGACGCTCCAAGGCGCCGCTAAGCATTGCCTTGGGCTCTACGCTCATCACTTATCCACGCCAGTATCCAAACAATTCGCGTCATTTCTTGCGCGCCCAAAATCAGCGACTGCAtcaagcttaaaattatactCCCAGAGTCCCTCCCctagcaaattatatataaccATGCTaaccatatacatatatatatgtatactctAGCCTAGGCAATTTTtgtacatattatttttagctaaacaAACGGTTATGTTTAGCTAAAACGTTTCGTGACAACTACAAGAATTTATGTTTAAGCGCAACAACTTCCAGTGCAAGCGaacaaaaacttaagcaaCGTAAACAAAAAGGAATTTCATATAAACAGCGTTTGCCAGTTGCTTAAaatagcttttaaaatatttacaatttaatattcatttattttaataggcTTTGCATTTTGGCAGCACACTAGACTAGACTTTTGCTGTATCTTTTTATCTTCAATTTCTAACTAagatattaattttaattttattttatgtgcaatatattttttttttaataatttcaattgctgaTATAGGCAACTGGCTAGTGCTGTTTATAACACATACAACTATAACTAAGCTAACTAATAAGTATTCtatataaatgtgtatttgtcaattttatagaaaaagtgcaaaaaaaaacaagcataagAAATCGAACAAAAAAAGTAACTCACATCACAATTTAGATGCCAttgcaaaaagtaaatgtgcaacgtattatatttaaacaaaaaaatacctAAATATGTATAACGCATGTGTCATTGCAAGCCCCACGAATCGAATCTCCATAACATGATGATATATTAtactatatgtgtatatatttttttacatatgcATTTTTGGTTTAAGGtttttacatatatgtttaatgtatatttgtataaagaGTATTagaattattgtaaatttatgtattcTCTCTATCCCTCCCTttcgcctctctctctctctgttctCACACTTGGTTGATGGTTAGCAATTGctcaatttagtttttaaacaaaaaaggtATATCGACAAGTTCTTGCACTTTTTGCACCTATGTATGGTACctattaatttaagctaaactatgtatttagattatttttatattcgaTCTTTTACACTTGTTATGTTTCCACACTCAAATTCCTTAAATTTAATCTCATCTCTtaaggcaacagcaataagcAACTAACGAACAAACTTGTAAATCTCAGtgatatataatttttctaaataCGCACACTAAAAGCGATTACAACAAATGATTCAAATAATTCtgctttaattcaaaattgtttcatttgttgtaAGCTTTGTCAAATCACAAATCTCAGTGACCCAAACAAAGGTTGTAATAAATTCTCACTAATGGgctttaaaaaacaaatttaactaaacttaaactaattCTTTTAACGCTCTACTAAATGATTTTCCTTTTCATTATTAGTAAAATTTTCTAGAGGACTGAAATTTAAACCCTGATATTTTTTAAACCTTACGGTTTTACTCATTTACGTcccaaattttaattgcaatacatgtgtttgtatatttatgtaaattgtattttagttATGTTTTCGTGTActatgcaaacaataaataataataatgtggataaagtaaaaataaacattagtCGAAAAATAATTGATGTATTTAACTTACTTTTAAAGCATATTGGAGTgccttatttaaaattagaaattCACCTTTTTGCAAGTGCGGCATTAACATAACATCGCCTTAGCAGTGCTGTTAACTTAGCAACAAGTGCATTGGCGATTGTACGCCTGCAagcattaaatgcagcattaataattatgctaagacaataaaaattaatattaaatcacTTTAAACAGTAAAATATAGCTCAAACTcgtaaataagtaaattgtttaagtacAAACACTTAATTGCATGCCGCCACACTTATCGAAATTATGCATGCCGACAACAGCTGTGCGCGAGACTCACCACATTGGAAACGAAAACACGTGTGTGATGTTATTTGCGCGTCGTTAGTTTTTTTTCTATACTTTTTAAACGCGCAAAcggtgtaaataaataataaaaatgagtACATCGTTGGCACAGCAACTGCATAAATTAGCAGCGCCACAAACATCTGTAACGTTAGCGGATGCACGCAGCCGCGCTTCAATATTGTTTGATCCCAAAGAAGCGGCTACTAAAGACAGACGCGCTATATATGAAATTGGCTTAAGTGGGCTGCTAGAGTTAACGGCATTCAATGCTTCATTCAAAGAGTTTCAGCTAACGCTATTTGATGAGGCTACACTGACGCTGGAGCGCGCTGTGGAACAGTCGGAGGTAAATGAGCTGCTGAATGCTTCTATAGCGAAGTTTATGCGACTGTTGTCGCCATACTTTCTGCTACGTCCGGCGCACATGTGCTTTGAATGGCTGTTGCGTCGCTTCCAAGTGCACGAATACAATCGCAGCGATGTCATGTCATTGATATTACCCTACCATGAGACGAACATGTTTGTTCAAGTGCTGCAGACAATGCGTTTGCGTCAATCTGATGAAGATTGGTTCTGGCTGCGTCGTCTGCAACGTCCTGGTGTGCCGCTCTCTAAGACTACCATCGTAAATCGTGCCGCCAGCGTGCCTTCCTTTTTGAAATTCATCTGCCAGAGCACGCGTAGCGCTGTCAAGGAACTGGGACCACGTGCGCATCAGCTGCAGGCGCAGCTTAATTTCTACGCTACAGTTGTGGTGGGTGCGCTGCAAACTGCGAAACCGCTGGAGGATTGGCATATAGCTACCATACTGGAGTCGCTGCTCAAGGGCCTAAGCTCGCATACCGTggactttgctgctgcctcttaTGTTATTGTGGCGCAGCTGGTGTCACGCACCAAACTGAAGACCAAAGTGTGCAATGCACTGCTGGAGCGCGTGGCCAATTGCACATTTGAGCGTCTGCATACCacagcgctgttgctgctcatttggATTCATGACAAACAGCAGGCGGCCCAGCCACAATTTACGCCAGaaactttgcataatttgGTATGTCAGAAGTGGTTAATTGAAGCCTTGGCTAAGCTCGCCAAGGAGCAGCTGGCCATACAAGCTATATGCATGCCTCTACTGCGTGGCTGTGTTGTAGCAATCAGAGAGTCATCCTCTGTGGCACATAGACAGTTTCTGGATAGTTTGCTATCGGA
Proteins encoded in this region:
- the LOC108608097 gene encoding multiple epidermal growth factor-like domains protein 8, whose translation is MTTTIKMQRMYALLATLTFCLISAQLPLGITAHITAPCNRSRKVFTEAYGEISDGPSGYNYTQDSHCEWLIKAKNDSQYITLTFLSMGTECSYDYIYVYDGDSFNSTLLGSFSGRTQPQRLVARSGSMLILMYSDTNYVLDGFRASYYISNCLNNCHNHGKCVGHQCVCHGEWVGPDCEDEACPQRCGEHQGRGKCQKSICHCSSGYSGRLCDLSDNPHGSSWRWLATDAEGMTPRAAHSAIYIEDEDALYVFGGYDLNNVISTLQVYRFSTSQWEDEWGIPLQSRRHFYHPHKIDHTLLKAVLQHKNEDEAKLWGLTSDVSFFRNILYTLAESNLHQRRTRSSLPLTTVNANSTDEELTEYLEDILEEVTDHKPHGRYGHAAERVPGGFVIYGGKHANGSFYSDLWQYNNTESGGKWKQLALRSIVKPPALARHTLTNAGAQLYLFGGSMETGEFSSAVYSIALPLSEDSQWQLVKPRGGKSLDVRLAAHTTVYYGATNSLIVFGGIMTSLARFSKLSDRIFAFQLDQMHWTEILYPRTALRDNNIPRERAFHTATISGNYMIVFGGYTHRHNKDEICYDNQMYWYHLSCHIWINQVLTAEDSLYPKPQGVFAQAAALRRNHTLLIVGGYHGNVNADLFAYELPQVLRVESTLYNPEMSCRLHASHTACLSNPECGWCSADSSCYGRTIGANCTTNLQTTRCPGICPSLGDCHACLVHGTKWSRGSAGSSVTSKLGLNECTWCVQNAQCHHRDDNYGICGESAGWWGEQGTEIRTPVLCTINDRRPGLTYIKYNYPVNFTMPDYVGIVNATMVDFASPPPSAYFEQRQEGEMLARLLGFVRPRQQWHGGSSSSNINSNNHNDSAIQVCSSYSRAVLRAGLGLNLDLLTNYTSQSSNQSYCSNVLLPSMDQPFLVDFQARRRIGQNTIYNTYQKTKMELQHLHNGQLNAFTFEYLEPYYSGDCTHYNNCLHCLTDASCSWCSLTGKCHLKSVNESAVCRQQEGNWAYLISQPSQCANCSNYVSCEACVTTPAGGECEWWLEDARCGRVGKSNSSVRALEQCPRPCRERQGCDQCLGERGRCVWCEASAQCFSFAVYTSEYQFGMCREWIDKVTPTAATTAVAGADPTVRALQQCKSCERHRNCSSCLRTLSCGWCFDRDNPIDGICMQGDFSYSAGNCSLALNSSTLHDAEWAYAQCPDVDECGLGLHDCHKEAKCTNTQGSYNCHCRRGYVGDGRFSCVRTCYEFCQHGHCSGPPEYVCKCALGWTGSDCGISCGCNNHSTCTERLGKCDQCQAWTEGERCERCRQGSYGNATAAVGCHPCECNGHGNQDLGICNVNHGECYCKDNTQGLKCDSCAPGYYGDPRDGGQCYYQCESRGILTSIGRSAIGSYQSYRSPWGASLEVRECLWILQPKTLQAEKSLLQLEFQWSSLAMDCDENAVYIYNSLPDLTGVAQQNELLAVVCAPYSATRIIEARSNHVTVYYKQGSEQRHFGFNALYTVKNCVAGSCSHPHTCDASQRCVCPAGYVGARCEVEICPSNCHAKRGQGYCDTEYGRCICSNASYGGADCGTLVQRHHLVLTELFNTLLLSDALDHLRNTIPRFGHTVHADRRGSLWMFGGYSPVHGPLNDFRQFDTRNGTWLQVTVESATPEDRMPLGRYFHAADIYIRKQCIYIYGGLGLNPKLTLLSDFWLFSIQNQRWSELEPRAREKPPALAGHTLTQLRHQEQEALLLLGGLSLNKSRSLELWLYYVDSNKWSVLRASGARIPHLYGHSAVYHAETHSLYVFGGFAQEPQSQLYALDLQRMSWTHLPSFNEVNTPLSLLPRARYFHAAVSTSHYMLVYGGRTQPYNGTDMLIAYVYACNQWVRLTDDVALLGRLPVASYAEAAAADIDTGVVYAIGGWDGSASSSHVTRIQLPDDLCQLWSEGGKSLCRHYMGCSYCTVELTYSNSSYCHTETGEDLTSCNNINGPFSTNKGPACNSKWLAARNCSSFNTCGDCLAHWPSHSSLPAVCKWCDECGIRGRCVPTSVSCLRGSAYCRQESSIADLNECPLPPCYQLNCERCLQQRPGCQWARNELAHVECIASELVTLNGYQLVQQCPAACHTYSNCSSCLQSQCKWSTMLSVCLEPSVQPLFCAGGVCGLVLAPHEQARCPAPCHVYTQCASCLEHAHCGWCARQGYNGDGVCTQAALEQRQEHPSSSTCDLIYNQTRTDAQLTPADIVSWHYVQCPAENECENGHHDCNAISEQCIDLDTNTPGYKCICAEGYRAVADQGCLPVCKGCVRGSCVRPNVCQCDFGYVGENCSIQCLCNGHSNCESSSRLDICLECHNHTMGEQCEKCQPLFVGDPRDGGACQPCSDYCHGHSDVCVAYDSDPAVFNMTRSELERILPAGPTHNATCLRCANHTAGDRCDSCLTGYFRGSEDLQRACQPCQCHGHGNICDAVTGEKCNCGNNTESDATCTAGGGKNSAQLCWSVQCSKCRDSYAGNPTDGHQCYKQITVESRMCFDAKPIEECKSKPAPLRPGQTVFFVIQPRFMNVDIRIIIDVTQGELDVFMSPQDDSFIVETNLTNGYHDIFLDNRYNWGQKGEQRDIPLNIALPRHDNVTIQKLFAPERRSSSAGSSGAGNGNSAASMSESILYSPQLRNCHSNGVHSFVVHDQHAKRLTTHVTLNQCNTLLRLFGLKDRLVLTLPQHAHNLSATRFFIALRASAGPEPSYGSVVFRQDQLHIDLFVFFSVFFSCFFLFLALCVIVWKVKQASDLRRARRQHVVEMLHLAKRPFAQIFLASASLDMDGANSPHAVVASSTRAMRQRARQALLIQQQQQQQQQQHQQHPQQIELQPLPAQQIVNLRTLQPTEIMLVAIEPTYDNLAAVGTVFISLPGRSKAPLSIALGSTLITYPRQYPNNSRHFLRAQNQRLHQA